The Lytechinus variegatus isolate NC3 chromosome 1, Lvar_3.0, whole genome shotgun sequence nucleotide sequence CTACTGATCTGGACGCACATTCACTTGGAAAGACATGCTGGTGTTTCTTACGCCTGACAAAGCCAACAGTGGTTGGTGAAATGTCGCGACTAAAGAGAATTGTGAGTTTCAACTTcacaattttcacaaataacCAGTAAAGGATTTGTAACTGATTAATATTTCAAGTCTACTGGATGGATCATAATATTCATGGATatgtactacatgtaatttCTATAAAAAAGGATCTCCTTCACAAGTCATTCATATACAAACGTGTACAACCATACAATGAAATCACAATGGACGGATGCTCAATGGATATAGAACATATGAAATACGTATGGAAAGAGTACACAATGGATACATAACATTTTCCAACGGACGGCaagattatttttgttgtacATCTTCTCTGAATCCGTAAATGCAGTGGGATCAAGCCTTtagacaaaaagaaagaaaagaaacccACAGACAATCTTCTTGGCCCAGTAACATGAGCTtaatgattgattaattgattgtgGGGCAGGTTTCAATGATTCATGAATGTACacaatgtaaaatgtaaaagaatacacacataatataaaacaaaagtaaataaTGAACATACAAAGGTATTGCAACGTAAGCTAAAAGCCTTATTGGTTGAAGCACCTTTAAAATGGTTTTGCatccaagaaaacaaaataaaattgtaagaaTAAGGAAgaatggaaagaaagagaagaatataAAAGTGATAGACTGCCAAGATATAACAATCATATTTCAAGTTGTTATTAATATATGGTAACAGTAATTCAACAAAGTTAAATTcttaattgattgcattgactattgTGTATAATCAATACCCATGATCAATGGCTAAGCTTAATGCTGCAGATCCCGGATCAACTTACTTTCCTCTTGTCCTCCATCGGAATCCTCATCGTCCTCCCCATCGTTGTCTTCCTCGTCGTCACCGGCCATACCAGCATCAGAGAATGCCGTCCTGGAATCCTCCCCTTCCATCAATACACGAGGGCTCACTCCGATCCCATCCTCCAGGTCCTCGATGTTGACGTCCATGTCTTCCTCGTCGTCTTCCATCTCATCGTCTGTGTCGGAGACGTCGCCGCCAAACATGTCGTGGATAATGTCACCTATATATTAAAAGCATATTGACTCACAATTTCTAATCAACTCTTAAGGCTATCGCACACCCAAGAATTGGTGTATGACTCGACATTGGAATAAAACACTATAACAAATCTGACAAGATTCTGACTGGTTATTAATTCCTAAATAAAAATTTATGGCTTTTTCATTCCTCTTCATAGGTATTAAAGTTAATTAAATCGTAATGACATTATAGCAGTCATAAGATCAGCTAATTTGGCCATTATTGTCATTTCATTAGAGAGCCTGCCGCCATCTATATGTGTCTTGCTGCCTAACTACTAACAAAGTCAACAAGATGGCCATGTAAACATAGGCAAGTTTTTCCGTCTTCTCATCACATTTTTCTCGGTGGTCACCTGAAACCTAGGTTATGATTGGTAAGACTGAATAAGACTTACTTGATAATAATGTTAAGATATTCAGAAGGAGAAAATGTTAAACTGTTTGTTATGTATTACATTGTTTTATCGGAATACCGGAacggaaaaaaaaaaccccggaACCTACACATATCAGAGGGATTACGGTATTCCATCCATTCCAATTCAGGCCTACTTGCAACTCTCTTAGAATCAAATATTGTAAAAGTCAGAACCACAAGTCCGCGACTTCCCACGCTATAATCAAACTTCACtaacttataaaaaaatatatgacttTGATCTCACTCACCATGAGGAGGAGATCCCATGCTATCATCATTCTTATCATCTTTAATGTCTTCCTCAGCTAGGACTTCCCATTTGATCTTAATGGCAGTACTGTCCATCCGCAGTAATCGCTTCACCTCTTCCTCAACATCAGGAGCCTCAATATACTACAAAGCCAAAGATAACCAGAATTTAAGGGGGGGTTTCTTTCTCGAAGGGCCCATGTCATCCAAAACTCAAGTTGATTCCTACCAAAAGCAGCGCTAAATACAAACTTGCTACTTAAGTAGTCAAATGCGTATCATAGATTTATGAATAATTTCTAgaagaatatttttcagcttttaacGCTTCACCTCTAAAAAAAGAGAGCCTTTGAAATGTCctcatttcataaaattgttGGAATTCAACTTATTCAAGCACAATTTTAAATAAACAGCACTTTATtttttgatcatttttaaagtgattgaGGTACCAACTTAAAGAGCATACATTGAACTCAGTAAACATgagatttctttttgaaattcagatgcTGTCCTTCACTTTTTTGGTATccttcattcaaatttttttattcactcgttCATGAATGAGGAATCGTCTAAATTACAGCAGTCAAAACTTGGATGAGaaaattctaagctttacacTCACAGGTTAGTTTATCGTATTTGTGATTTACTATTGTTTCTGATAAATCATCAACAATTCTTTGTTTGGCTTCATTTTTCTGGAACACACTGTACAATATGATACAAATGATCAAAGTGTTGATCACTTCATTCAAAAGCGATTATAACTTAAATTATAAACTAAAGATGATACGTGAGATTAATTCTTTACCTTCTTTTTAGCTGTTTTCCTAAACCGTCTTTTCCTCACGTTTTTCAGGGGTGGAGTGACTgtaaagaaaaagcaaaaatatcaaattaaatatgaataaagaGGTAAATAAGagcatgaaaacaatttttcagGAAACATTATCCATTTTATATATAATGCACATCATTGACGGCATTGGTAAGAATTATACGCATGAGTTACCTGGAATCTTGGACTGTTTCATAGGTAGCAAGTATGGCTCAGTTTTTGCACTTTGCATCTCTTTAGAAAAGGCAGTTGCTTTTTTatgtaaatgtttttattattataattatggtATTTTAATGCCCAAGCAAAAAGCTgtgtattatatattttatagtATAGGGACATCCTGGTTGTCATATCAACCATCTTCATCTCAAAACCATGACGGGTCAATATTACTACTCATTAGAACCAGTCATTAGCAAATCTTCAATTTAGCTTTAAACAAATTATTGGTCATGTGACAGATTCCAACCAATCATTTGATTAGGATCCATATCaccattttattttctcttgaGAAAAGGTAATATACaaatgttatcatcattataatttttatgattACTGTATTTTCATGCCTGAGAAAAATGATGTGTATCACATAAGATAGTAACATGGTATTTTAATGCCCGTGCAAATCTATATAAAGATAGTGACATGGATCCTTGTTTTTTATTAATCAACCATCCTCATCTCAAACACGTATTTGGCCAATATTACTTGTCATTAGTAAATTGTGACCAGACAcccccaaaccaacaataagtcgccAGGGAAGATTCTCGGTAAATAGCCCTGAAagtaatttggtcttcaaaaagcCAAAAACTAGAAACTTATTTGAAGCTTatttgaaagagcaattcttTCTCTTCATACTGTCAAACTTGTTAAAGTTGTTTAattgaatagaaaacaagatacaaTAGTTTCTTTGAGGCAAGTGTTTGCGGACAGCTCAAAAGTTTCATTGAGATTGCACAGTGTGCACAAGAGGCCATCATCATAACCAGTGCATGCAATTCTTAACAATACATATCCAATGGTGTTATCACAATTTTGTGACACAGTCATTCAAATTTCACGGGAGCCAAATCCCAATAGTGTGAGTAATACTCGCCTCCATGCTTCCAGATGAACTTCTTGTCGACCTTTTCTGGTTTCTTGGTGAGTCCTTGTTTAGCCTCTTCATCTGGGAGAATAGGGGCATCTTCAACATTACACACTAGCatctgaattatgaataataatgtatttttggcATAAGAGGGTGGACttgaatttaaagagaaattccagtagttgcagtaaacactgatttcatgagaaagtctgtaaaaccaggcttaattgtcagtatatcatcgaggatgaagatctggtacagttacataaactgaactttgtgaaatcttgaaatctacgctgaaaaacattcacactgaagatcaccaacacagataggcacacgtgggacagtgtattattattgctggaataaagacccgacggaagtgaccgaatccgcgcttattttgcttatttctcagcaattacacagtttctcccagaatcctttggcacatattttttattcatacaaacagacacttgggtggtcattataatagattctgtaaaaagtcattttgagatcgttaccaaaactggaatttatctttaaatgacTTTCATGCAGAACAAtgaaaggggtactccaggatggaaatatgatttgaatggaaaaacaaatatcagac carries:
- the LOC121409580 gene encoding transcription initiation factor TFIID subunit 7-like yields the protein MTTTAPKRTQEPLPEVESHLILRVPQHCAEDLKRLVQSGSQMLKDYLKIETHSDMRHALVHIDDDTFAAKVVDLPCMIESHKTLDKKTFWKTADISQMLVCNVEDAPILPDEEAKQGLTKKPEKVDKKFIWKHGVTPPLKNVRKRRFRKTAKKKYIEAPDVEEEVKRLLRMDSTAIKIKWEVLAEEDIKDDKNDDSMGSPPHGDIIHDMFGGDVSDTDDEMEDDEEDMDVNIEDLEDGIGVSPRVLMEGEDSRTAFSDAGMAGDDEEDNDGEDDEDSDGGQEENELAKRLVELEGELLEQESRKKTLEESVASLDNPMLKQRFQSQLDELLADMKKKQEEVETLQSIVGNR